A DNA window from Trypanosoma brucei brucei TREU927 chromosome 11 chr11_scaffold01 genomic scaffold, whole genome shotgun sequence contains the following coding sequences:
- a CDS encoding ATPase subunit 9, putative encodes MMRRLALQSSLRRVTPAAVSVMTPAKVTSPIGHAIAIRQASTVAISVQGLHYVGTGLAAIALAGVGLGIGTIFGNLLVACARQPNLTKMLFNYAILGFALTEAIGLFALMLAFLMLFS; translated from the coding sequence ATGATGCGCCGCCTTGCCCTTCAGTCCTCGCTCCGTCGCGTCACGCCCGCTGCCGTTTCTGTGATGACTCCTGCAAAAGTTACGAGCCCAATTGGCCACGCTATCGCCATTCGTCAGGCCTCCACTGTGGCCATATCTGTGCAGGGCCTGCATTACGTCGGTACGGGTCTCGCTGCCATTGCTCTTGCAGGTGTGGGTCTCGGCATCGGAACCATTTTTGGTAACCTGCTGGTCGCTTGTGCTCGGCAACCCAATTTGACAAAGATGCTCTTTAATTATGCAATTCTTGGTTTCGCGCTCACGGAAGCTATCGGCCTATTCGCACTCATGCTTGCGTTTCTGATGCTCTTCTCGTAG
- a CDS encoding mitochondrial carrier protein, putative has protein sequence MEVVVSFLSGWAGGISNLLVGHPFDTVKTLMQGNKGEYKNSLHCAKRIVMEGGPFALYKGVIAPMTGTGVVMALYFVAYDATETLIRKLKGVDSLTPLSMGEIMLCGGSTGVLGSLVLGPAELLKVRQQTALSSGARGSLRDVILNIYRKEGPLGFTRGIGATMLRDVPGSMAWFGAYEYTKLLLCKNPKDPSVGEALFAGGMGGIAVWSFSLPLDCIKTRVQASPVPLTPVVAFRAILSEHGIKGFYRGIGPALLRAFPANAACFAARDKTKSTLNNLCGM, from the coding sequence ATGGAAGTTGTTGTAAGTTTTTTAAGTGGATGGGCCGGTGGCATAAGTAACCTGCTCGTCGGTCATCCCTTTGATACCGTAAAAACCTTGATGCAAGGCAACAAAGGGGAATATAAAAATTCTCTTCATTGCGCGAAACGTATTGTGATGGAGGGAGGACCCTTTGCCCTCTATAAGGGTGTTATTGCTCCAATGACGGGAACAGGTGTCGTCATGGCTCTTTACTTTGTTGCTTACGACGCCACCGAAACCCTAATCCGTAAACTGAAGGGTGTGGATTCACTCACTCCATTGTCTATGGGTGAAATCATGTTGTGTGGCGGCAGTACTGGAGTGCTTGGGTCCCTGGTGCTTGGACCTGCAGAACTCCTGAAAGTTCGACAGCAAACCGCACTAAGCTCCGGTGCCCGTGGGTCATTGCGTGATgttattttaaatatttatcGGAAAGAGGGACCATTGGGTTTCACACGTGGGATCGGTGCCACTATGCTGCGTGATGTTCCTGGAAGTATGGCCTGGTTTGGGGCCTATGAATACACAaagttgctgttgtgtaAAAACCCAAAGGATCCTTCTGTAGGTGAGGCACTTTTTGCCGGTGGGATGGGAGGTATAGCCGTATGGTCCTTCTCACTTCCTCTCGATTGCATTAAGACACGAGTGCAGGCAAGCCCTGTACCCCTCACTCCAGTGGTTGCATTTCGTGCTATTTTGAGTGAGCACGGAATCAAGGGATTCTATCGAGGCATCGGTCCAGCATTACTTCGTGCGTTTCCTGCAAATGCTGCCTGTTTCGCAGCCCGTGATAAAACGAAGTCCACACTAAACAATCTCTGTGGGATGTAG
- a CDS encoding kinsin, putative — MNNSRICVAVRKRPIVDVDKDIVVAQSPHLVVNEPKVKYDLTPYTERHQFTYDCVLDENSNNALVYQHCCSKLIDTIFNQGNATCFAYGQTGSGKTHTMLGNDHEAGLYAIAAKEIFARSAPLNSDVYVSFYEIYGRKIFDLLNNKEKLVAREDADKVINICGLTEHKVTDIQGLFDIISRGSTYRAAGQTSANNESSRSHAVLQIEVRDPNNRRGKSIGRISFIDLAGNERGADTFDCDRKTRMEGAEINKSLLALKECIRALGMGKSHVPFRGSILTEVLRDSFVGNSRTTMIATISPTSTHCVNTLNTLRYTQRVKDLGGEAKAAPNEKAERRPVRRSKLFEAPPPLKARPEWVDNFSANDEERGAEEEANSQADVSKAPPKPRANKMVGSGATGGGAPSAGGANRGRPPKREVVVRDPKIATIVQNHISALDDDSDETDEDEEEAPAAGAVLDALAKSEEKQVRKVHAHVVEEIAKAEEKLVALHRRHIDAKMTGIKDEIRAIQAFEESDSVDEYVGRVRTLLVKQKQDVETILDLLNGITGMLREEEELSCTLNSSMKRRN, encoded by the coding sequence ATGAATAATAGCCGCATTTGCGTTGCGGTGCGTAAACGCCCAATAGTTGATGTGGACAAGGATATTGTTGTGGCGCAGTCCCCGCATTTGGTTGTTAATGAACCAAAAGTGAAGTATGATCTGACGCCATACACGGAGCGGCATCAGTTCACCTATGACTGTGTACTGGATGAGAATTCCAACAACGCACTAGTGTATCAGCACTGCTGCTCAAAGCTCATTGATACTATATTTAACCAAGGTAACGCTACGTGTTTTGCATACGGTCAGACTGGCAGCGGCAAAACACACACTATGCTGGGTAATGATCACGAGGCAGGTCTCTACGCTATTGCCGCAAAGGAGATATTTGCACGATCTGCCCCACTGAATTCTGACGTTTATGTTTCATTTTACGAGATTTACGGTCGGAAGATATTTGACCTTCtgaacaacaaagaaaagttaGTTGCCCGTGAGGACGCGGACAAGGTCATAAACATATGTGGGTTAACGGAACACAAGGTAACAGACATTCAGGGGCTTTTTGACATCATTTCACGTGGAAGTACTTACCGTGCGGCTGGCCAAACAAGCGCTAACAACGAGAGTAGCCGGTCACATGCCGTACTACAGATAGAGGTACGTGACCCTAATAATCGACGTGGTAAATCTATTGGGCGTATATCTTTTATTGACTTGGCTGGAAATGAGCGAGGAGCGGATACCTTTGACTGCGACCGCAAGACGCGTATGGAGGGAGCGGAGATCAACAAGTCTCTCCTTGCCTTAAAAGAATGTATTAGGGCATTGGGAATGGGCAAGTCGCACGTTCCATTTCGTGGCTCTATTCTCACAGAGGTGCTGCGGGACTCATTTGTTGGTAATAGCCGTACAACAATGATCGCAACCATTTCTCCCACGTCAACTCACTGCGTGAACACCCTCAACACACTTCGGTACACTCAACGTGTAAAGGATCTCGGTGGTGAGGCAAAAGCAGCGCCGAATGAAAAGGCAGAGCGCCGTCCCGTGAGGAGATCGAAACTATTCGAGGCACCGCCACCTCTCAAGGCTCGCCCAGAATGGGTTGACAACTTTAGCGCTAACGATGAGGAGCGCGGCGCGGAAGAGGAGGCTAACAGCCAAGCTGATGTCTCGAAAGCACCACCAAAACCTCGTGCCAATAAAATGGTCGGTAGCGGAGCAACTGGAGGCGGGGCACCGTCGGCTGGCGGCGCCAACAGGGGTCGGCCACCAAAGCGTGAGGTGGTTGTAAGGGACCCGAAGATCGCAACGATTGTTCAAAATCACATCTCAGCTCTTGATGATGATAGTGATGAAActgatgaggatgaagaagaggcgccAGCAGCAGGTGCTGTGCTAGATGCCTTGGCCAAGAGTGAAGAGAAGCAGGTGCGCAAAGTTCATGCCCATGTTGTGGAAGAAATCGCCAAAGCAGAAGAGAAACTGGTGGCTCTGCACCGTCGACACATTGACGCTAAAATGACAGGCATTAAGGATGAGATACGTGCCATCCAGGCTTTTGAAGAGTCTGACTCTGTAGATGAGTACGTGGGTCGTGTTCGCACTCTGCTggtgaagcaaaagcaagatGTGGAAACAATTCTTGATTTGCTTAACGGTATCACTGGcatgctccgtgaggaagaagaactTTCTTGCACCCTGAACTCTTCCATGAAGAGACGCAATTAA